The DNA sequence cctttttttatttcggaaggtaaggtttatgtccctcCTGACTAGGTGTAACTTCTTTTTTGGATTCAGTAAAATTGTCCCTTGTATCTTCGAGGattctttaaaaagaaaaagagaacgTATTCATGTTTTTTAGCTTGTAGTTCATTGTGTTGTTCAAGTTTAAGACTCTGCCCTATATATCATATTGTTTTAAGTTATATCAATGTTTGTTCTTAACGTTGAGTTTCTTTACCAAAAATGGAGTTGCAAGTAATGTAAATAAAGTCTGCATGTTTTTATGGAGTCCAAGGACTTAGAAATCTCTGACTCACCTCACACAAACCAAATATCCgagtctctctttctctttcttaatCAGTCCAGATTCTAATCCTTATAGTTCTTGATTTGTGAAGATACGTTGTTAGCTGCTcccgaaaaataaaaaatgaattgaccaaaagaaaatagaaaattaaataattcaaggtttatttttagaaaaactaatgaaaagggtttgaaaattttgagttttaaagataaaaacaaaataaagggtaaaatacataataacagaattaacattttaatgtaaaaatatgatttttcgttgaaataaacagtaccagagtttttcgttaaagtaccTTTAATTTTTGGGGGGTAAAAGATTGAAGAACGGGGAGTTGTGAGATTTGGGGTAGGTGGAAGTTGGTTGGTGGATTGTATGGCAGCCACGAATACGAGACTTTTCACTCAAAACATACTCATCAGTCATCACATCTAAATTCTCAGCCCACCTACTCCCTCCATATTTTCCATacaaatcacatttttatcacccaaatattttaaatcgaaTTCTTATctttcctcatcttcttccattTCTTCTCGTTGTTTTTGGTGGTTGGTGGGTTGAGAGTTTCAGTTCAGGGGGTTCAACTGCCATGGCTTCCTCTCTCGCTTCCAAACCATTCCTCGGAGCTCCAACGACCGATGGGCTTTCTGGGTTGTGCTCCTCCTCCGATCTTCGGACCCTCTCGTCCTCCTCCGTTCAATTTGTGATCCGCCAGAGAAACCCCAAGAAACTCcgtcagtctctctctctctccctgatttttgttcatttgattGCTCAGTGTTGTTTAGCTAGAAAGATTAGCTTTGTCGTTTTAATTTCTACTTCCTCGATTGCAATGTGCGAGAATTTTGTTATCTGCATTGCAGCAGCTACTGAAATTGTTTCGTGCACAAAAATCATGAATCTTTCACTTTAAAGACTATAACTTTACTTTAATTAGCTTTTGCGATAACTACCCAAGTTCTAAAATCTAAGTACACATATTTACATTCGGTCGAATTATTCCCGGGATTGAAAGAAACAATTGGGTCTGCTGTAATATAAATTTCGAAATAAATGGAATTTTGATACGTTAGAGAGAGTAGTCAGTTACAACTTTTAGATCAATTCTGAAAGTCTTGGTGTTGAATTTCAGAGGTGCAGGCAGCTGGGAATACTACCGGGAATCATTTTCGTATTACAACTTTTGGGGAATCtcatggtggtggtgttggttgTGTAATTGATGGATGCCCTCCTCGTATGCCCCTCTCCGTAGAAGATTTGCAAGGTGACCTTGACAGAAGGTATTTGATACCGGGCTCGCCCTTTTCATGTTCATTTTAAAGTTCTTCGGGTAGCTGAACGATGCACCTGACTTGTGCATTATGACAGTTGTAATGGGTTGATGCCTACTTCACGTTCAATTTAAGGATATTTTACTAGTATGTCTTTTACATGTTCAATTCATCGTAGAGTTTGTGAGGTTTTTGGTCTGGGATCATTGCATGCTGGCATAATTAGTTTCCTTAGATGTATAGGTGTTTATATCGGGACATTAGTGTAGATCGTTTTATGCAAGAATCATGATAGCTTCCTCTAAATTTGTTGAATTCTcgtttgttttgatgcaaaattCTTATGGGTTGTCAGGAGGCCAGGTCAGAGTCGAATTACTACCCCTAGGAAGGAAACTGACACATGCCGAATACTTTCGGGAGTTCATGAAGGTTAGATCTTTGTGGaatttgtgtgtttatttaaagGGGTGTTCCTTTTGTAGTTGTCTTCATTGGCATGTACTCCAATTGATGTTATAATTGACTGCAGGAGTGACAACTGGGACACCAATTCTTGTGCTTGTACCAAATACTGATCAGAGAGGACGTGTAAGTATCCCATGTTAGAGGGCATATATATGAAGAGGAATGAAAATGGGTGGAGGGTTTAAAGACTAATATTTCTTCGCTCGTggtttttacctttattttttCTGGCCTATGGAATTTGTAGCTTTCAATCTATTTAATCATGCGACCATCGTTTTTGAAACTAGACAAACTTAAATGTATTGAAGTGCATATCTGTATTAAATGTGTTGGATGCATGATGCTTGTTTGAGGTGCCCAAACATTTTCCAGGCTGATTAGATAAGTTGACGAACACATTGTGAGGGCTGTGGAGCTTGATTAAAAAGTTTGTATTTTGGGTGCCAGAACTGGTTAAAGAGTTTACTGATATTTTTCTAGTATTTTCACTGACTCATGATATATAGGATACCGTAGATTAACCATCACATTTATACTCTGTATAATTGAGTCAGATGACATTCTTTATGGTGCATGGAAATAATTCTGTCGCTATAATTTCAGGATTATGACGAAATGTCGGTAGCTTATAGGCCTTCACATGCTGATCGAACTTATGACCAAAAGTATGGTATCAGATCAGTGCAGGTAATAGTATTAAGCTTAACGATTAAAGGTTCACAATCGTATTTGGAATTTCAGATACATAAATCTACCTAATTTGTAATTGAAGGGTGGTGGTAGATCTTCTGCTAGAGAAACAATTGGAAGAGTTGCAGCTGGAGCCCTTGCCAAGAAAATCCTTAAGGCTTTCTCAGGAACTGAGGTGTGTGTGGTAAACTATGTGTATCCTTGAATACTTGCATGGTGATACCCGAGACTCCAGGTCATTTAATCattgtttttctccttttggTCAAATTGTAAATGTGTCCTGCTATAATTAGTTTTGATTTTACCTGATAAATTCAAGATAGACAGGAAACACCTGACTTACAGTTGTCACTGAGTGACTTATGACTGTTCTGTATATGACATCTAAGGACACATCAGTTGTGTCCACCCACGTTAATGACGTCTTTGGATTCTTACGAAAATACATCTCCATTTGCATAGAAAAGTTACAAACTTATTTAAACCTTGAGAGTTTTTtcaagaaaatctgaaaatgaaaaaatggtTGTTACTAATGTTAATTTTCTGTGATAATTGGCTtaataaatgaagaaattttCCACTAAAAAAGATTAAACATGTATTGGCATGTCCAAGTGCTTAGGCTTTTGGAAGTGGACTTGCTGGGAACCCCATGTCCTTGTCAACATGACACTCATGTCCCTGTCCTTGGACCATAGCGAATGAGTACCTGAAGTTTGAATTCTTTTAATAATTGTTGCCCTGCCTGTTGATTGAAAGAAAAGTTTCCAAACTTCTGTTGCCAATTTTGTGTGTCATAGATTTAGTGATATTATTGGAACTGTGTCCATAAATTATCATCTGCACCATTTTTTACTGATTGAAATTCTTGTCATAAGTTTGAAGATTTTTCCCTAATGTTTGTCACATTTCAGATCCTAGCTTATGTTTCACAAGTTCATCAGGTTGTGCTTCCCCAGGAATTGGTTGATCATCACACTTTGACACTTGATCAGGTGCGATAATGGATAGTAATTTAAAATCTTTTGTAGCAAGCCATTCAAGAGTAGCAACAAAAAATGGGAGTTGTATGTTGATACAAGAGTAACTAAACTGCAGACTAAACTCTGAATGTTATTGTAGTCTATAACGTAATTACCGGGATGCTTCTCATTTCACACTCAAACAGTATCTCACCTCTACAAACTTGAGTGCCTCAATTTGCAACGTGACATTTTAGGCTTTTACGATTGCTacattacaaatttttttatggGGTTGTCACATCTACTTCCATTTCCTGAGTTATTGACTACAAAATTATCCACTCTCCCAAATCTGGGAAGAAAATTTCCCTCTTCATGAGGTGTCTCCTAATGGGTTCCAACCTGTAGCTGACCTATTGGAAGACAGACTCTCTATAGGAATACCTTTCCCTTAGTAATTGAATCCAGAGTTGTTTGAGGTTTCATGTCAGAATCTCAGATCCAAATTgattcaaagcaagaaagaCAAGTACCAGTCTGTTGATTGCTCTTTTTAGATTAACTCATTTTCTCTCAGTGCATTTTTGAAGTACTTATTGACACACATTTATCTTTTCTTATTCATCAAAATTCTTctgaattttgtgtttttgagcgGTTAATCAGTTGTGTGTGCTCACTCACTGaacctttattttttcttcttttgtgacGTATTGCCAGATAGAGAGTAATATCGTTAGGTGCCCAGATCCTGAATATGCAGAGAAGATGATCGCAGCCATTGATGCTGTCAGGGTGAAAGGGCAATCCATTGGTGGTGTTGTCACATGCATTGTTAGAAATTGCCCTCCGGTaatatgtctctctctctctctctctctctctctctctctctctctctcgatgtTTCTGTCTGCAAGCACATGTCTTCAACTGTTTAGATTAGGGAGCAGGCTCTTGACCTTAACCACTGCAAAGTTGTATTGCTCTTTCAGTAATTTGTTTAATCTTCATCAAGTCATATATGGAGAATTGACGATCATTTTCTTGTATCTCAGGGGCTTGGTTCACCAGTCTTTGATAAACTTGAAGCTGAATTTGCTAAAGCTGTTATGTCATTACCTGCAACAAAGGGATTTGAATTTGGAAGTGGATTTGCAGGttaatattcaaactttttggggtACTTAAACTGGACTTGATGATTAAAGAACAGTTGCAAGAATTTCTACTGTGAtggagtttttaaattttttttctccaacTATATTTTGAGTAAGTTCTTCTTGTTCTCGAATACTATACCTAACAGGTACCTTTTTAACTGGGAGTGAACATAATGATGAGTTCTATTTGGATGATCAAGGAAAAATCAGGACCAGAACAAATCGCTCTGGCGGGACACAGGTACTTGTAGATTCCCGTTACTTCTTCTGAATGTAGTGTAAGTTGGTAAAATGTTTTGTCGAGCATCTCTTCTACACTGACATTGTATATGCTGGCAATCAGGGAGGACTATCCAATGGGGAAATCATAAACATGAGAATAGCTTTCAAGCCAACAGCTACAATTGGAGTATGTCCgacctctctttctctctctctctctctcttctctctctgagTACTAATTTGAAAGGAATATTGGTTTCCACGCTACGTATTCATTAATCATATCTATTCTACAATTTGGTATTATTCCTGTTGTATATATGGTCAATAGGAGAATCTTGAGCCAAACCCAGGTCTTTCTTTCATGTATATGTAATTCTTGTCAAAACAGAAAACTATAATTAACTGACCAATCCATCGTGGTGGTTTTGTGCAGAAGAAACAGAATACAGTGACTAGAGAAAAAAAGGAGATAGAACTTATAGCCCGTGGTCGCCATGATCCTTGTGTTGTTCCACGAGGTACGTCTGAATGATATGTGAACTCTGATGCATCATTCTCTATGCCCATTCCTTTTTTCgaacttgttttccttttttctgctattagatataattaatctaaaaaaatagaAGCATATCCATTAGGAATGTGATTTGGTCTTCTATGGTCTTCTATAGCAAAATTTGTACTAATTTAGGCCATTTCATACTCTCTCATCTTTCGTCCTTGCTTACATATGTTTTGCGTGGTGGAATGGCGCAGCTGTGCCGATGGTGGAAGCTGCAATAGCGCTTGCGCTCGTGGACCAACTAATGGCAGATTTTGCTCAGTGTCATATGTTTCCTATCAATCCCGACCTACAAGACCCTGTGCCGCAGCCGTTGGTTGGGGCAGCGGAGGCAGCAACTCTGCACATTTGAAAGTAGACAAACTTTCTGTAGCATTGTATACGTTTTGTATCGGCATTGAAAATTCATTGTCATGAAACGCATGTGTGGTGTGGGACGGCAAACCAACGTTTACAGTACTCAATCAAGTGAAACTGTCACACTGGAATATATGTGAGATGTgtcaaaccatttttttttccaataagtTTTTGTTCAATCATTCAATTTGTAGAAGTAAACTTTTGAGGCAATAAATTTCTTCTGTAATATCATTATCAgagttatttattttaaatatgtgAAAACAATTTGTCGTTTTTCCGATCGAGGTACGGAATAAAGTTCGAGAATGATGtgttttaactccaattttgaaaCTAAATGAAGCACACTGAATTGAATCCAAAGCTCGAATTTTCCCCTTTGCATTGATCAGAAGATATAACTATATATCAATGAAAAATTAGTAAGGAATGCATAAACCAACACTATATAAACTTTTTGGACCATAATTTTCAAGGACTATGACCCAAAATAAAAACGGACTT is a window from the Pyrus communis chromosome 16, drPyrComm1.1, whole genome shotgun sequence genome containing:
- the LOC137720406 gene encoding chorismate synthase, chloroplastic-like, which gives rise to MASSLASKPFLGAPTTDGLSGLCSSSDLRTLSSSSVQFVIRQRNPKKLQVQAAGNTTGNHFRITTFGESHGGGVGCVIDGCPPRMPLSVEDLQGDLDRRRPGQSRITTPRKETDTCRILSGVHEGVTTGTPILVLVPNTDQRGRDYDEMSVAYRPSHADRTYDQKYGIRSVQGGGRSSARETIGRVAAGALAKKILKAFSGTEILAYVSQVHQVVLPQELVDHHTLTLDQIESNIVRCPDPEYAEKMIAAIDAVRVKGQSIGGVVTCIVRNCPPGLGSPVFDKLEAEFAKAVMSLPATKGFEFGSGFAGTFLTGSEHNDEFYLDDQGKIRTRTNRSGGTQGGLSNGEIINMRIAFKPTATIGKKQNTVTREKKEIELIARGRHDPCVVPRAVPMVEAAIALALVDQLMADFAQCHMFPINPDLQDPVPQPLVGAAEAATLHI